A window of Carnobacterium mobile DSM 4848 contains these coding sequences:
- a CDS encoding class II bacteriocin, which translates to MKKNLIKFATVFILVSGLGLLFSSINAEAATAYPNGVYCNKTKCWVDWNKAQSEIGKIIVNGWIQNGPWS; encoded by the coding sequence AAAAATTTAATTAAGTTTGCAACAGTTTTTATTTTGGTAAGTGGACTAGGTTTGTTATTCAGTTCTATAAATGCAGAGGCTGCAACAGCTTATCCAAATGGTGTTTATTGTAATAAAACCAAATGTTGGGTAGACTGGAATAAAGCACAGAGTGAAATTGGCAAAATCATAGTTAATGGTTGGATTCAAAATGGTCCGTGGTCTTAA